CCTCTGGAGGTGGGAGATAATGTCTATGTTGTGTTGCAGGCTAAAAGGCTGATCTATGATGACACCATGAACTACAACACATTCAGTGGCTTCCTGCTTTTCACAATGTAAATATGAAATGCATGTTAGCAGATACAACAAGTAACAggttaaattaatttatttctaGACAAacaatttacatattttataaattatttattgtcatACTCATTTGACAAGGTTTCTGTTCCAccacaaaccaaataaaatttCAAAATAACATGCAGTCATCAGGTGGATATGAagataaatgtaaaaatatagaaaaataaactTTGGTCCTGGAGCTAACCATACGTTTTGCAATAATTTTTAACTGAGGTAAAAAATTAGGTTAAATGAATAAcatttgtaaacaaacaaacagccgTAGTAAATGAAAAAACAGTCCTTTACTAAGATCTGTACACAAATGCAAGAGCACATTAATCATGTCCACATTAGTCATGTCCCCATTAGTCATGTCCACATTAATCATGTCCACATTAGTCATGTCCCCATTAGTCATGTCCACATTAGTCATGTCCCCATTAGTCATGTCCACATTAATCATGTCCACATTAGTCATGTCCCCATTAGTCATGTCCACATTAGTCATGTCcggggccacagtgtcgccggacccccccgtctcagttcctaggtcttacgctgctatactattgtcctgggggattgggtcagttatccttccccacaaagttctccttctccactataaatcgttgttgatatgatgaatgcattttctgaattttcccagtcttctcccgttttaaactttaggaggacatgaggtcctggtccacacctgcagagtacctgatttggggggcccgttgctgtccctgtccttgtccatctggtcatacttctgccctagtctaattttaaagaGACTCtcgatttagcccagataaatgtattaattattaagAGTGAATTGCATAATTCACATGAAATACTCGcacaccaaaacaaacaacattcactggtctgatgaaatcaagAATGAACTCTTTCGCCTTAATGCCAAGCATCATGTCAAGCAGTAAATCCAGATGAAACCAGGCACTGCTGCTAACAAGGCCAGGACCAGCCCTACGGAGAGGAATGGTGGTGGCAGTTGAATGCTGTGGATGGGATGACTGGACAGGTTTGAAGTGAAGATGAAAGGACAAATACAGAATCTTaatgaaaacctgctccaggGCGCTCAGGAACCTCACACTGGGGTGACACTTCACCTTCCGACAGGACAACAGTCCTAAGAGCACAGCCAAGACAGCACAGAAGttgctttgggacaagtctgtgaatgtccatgAATGGCCTAGTTAAGAGGTCGGACTTTAACACAAAAGAACTCTCACTCAGAGAATCTGTAAAGAAGAGTAATGCTGTAAAGtagcaaaatgtggagaaagggaaggatTCTGAATTTTTCCGAATGTGCTGTATTTGTATAGAAATCTCGTTTATCAAAAAAGTATACTACATCATGTAAAATCGTAAAATTGATAGATGTTGACATAGCCACAATCCTCTAAAACTTGTTGATTTGACTTCTAAGATCTAAACAGAAAGCTAAGTGAATACATTTCTTGGCTTATTCaagacatttttattgtgtgtggtATGACAatgtaatgacatttattttaatcaacAAAACTGTAACATTGATTATATTGATTTGACTTCTTGGTTCTGAATGCTCACATGGTTCTTAGCATACCAAACTTGATTTAGCAATTTTAGACAATGTAATGGcttataataattgtatttttaagtGAGCACTCAGGAACCTTGCTTTAGTTGTTTTGACATTTAGTTGAAGCCAACTCAATTTAATATGATTTAGCAAATCAACACATTTTGCACCCAAAGTTGACTTAGCTAAACATTTATGATTTGGActatttataatataattaacagtgctgtatattttttggtgtttaacatttattcaaaCAGATCaagttttttatttctcaagTATTTGGAACTTTTTTCCACACATTTATATGTGTTAGTCTTTGCACATATGAATGTTTCTTATCTTCTGTaggatttttttcttcctgtttgCGCAAGTTTGTTTTTCCCCATCTGTCGACCACACAAATATGTCCATCTTATGTAATATTAGAGAAGCGCATATCATAAAGAGGGAGACTTGGTTGAGAAACTATACAAGGAAatttgcagcaactttgtttgaataatttattttgagaatgAATGGTATTACAGTCTGTTTGCTGGCACtttgctgctgtctgtctgagaCACAGGCTCAGGAAAACAACCAGGACCAGAAAGCATGCTGCCTATCTAATCCTGGTTGCCTGATGAAAGAACTAGTATCTATTGGAGAGAAACTAGGAACCATGGTGGAGAAACAGGGAACTATGGGGGATAACCTGAGACTCATGGAAACCAGGTTACAAACCAGCGAGAAGGAAGTGGAGGAGCTGAAGAAAATTATTGATGGTAATGTCGACCCCCTCACTATTTATTCTCTATTATAAGATACAGCCTGAATGAACCTTTGTTACAACATCTGTTACTCTGATCTCTGTAGACATGTTTGGGTACAACTGATGTAATGCACAGTTCTTTATAACCCAGGTGCTTAGACTCCTGAATGCTGATCAGCTGAAAGATGTGGTATATCAGACATTATACtctaaaataacaatgttttcctgTTGTAATTACCATGATACCAGGTTTAATGTAGCAATTAGGCAttttgggggtttgtggtatattggcaatccTCTGGGAtgcattgtgcctaagaacagctcttagttgtggtatattggccatataccacatcccCTTGTCCCTATTTGCTCAAATGTTGATAATATTATCTATTCTGTATCTCTCTCAGGTCAGCCTAAGGTGGCCTTCTCTGTTGCTCTCAGAGAGTCAGGTTCTGGGGACACTGGACCTTTCACCACTAACACTCCTCTTCAGTACAAGAAGGTCTTCTCAAACACTGACAACTGTTACAACCCAGCCACAGGTACTATAGGGTTGTTGTAGATAAGTGTCAAGGGAGTATAAGTTCAAACAGATTCTGTTGTTTATAAACCTAAAATGATTTCCCTACAGGTATTTTCTCTGCCACAGTAAAAGGGATGTACTACTTTCGTTTCTCGATGATGAACAACCTAAAGGAACACCCTAACTCTGTGGTGTGTCTCATAAAGAACGGCCAGAGGCTGGCGTCCGTCTGGGACACCAATGGGCCCGATGCCAATGACAGTGGCAGCAATGCAGCGGTCATTCCCCTGGAGGTGGGAGATCAGGTCTATGTTGAGTTGCAGGCTAACAGGCTGATCTTTGATGACACCATGTTCTACAACACATTCAGTGGCTTCCTGCTCTTCACCATGTAAACATGGAACACCGGTTTACTACTAACAGTGTGGCAGTTACATAACATTACTTTCATATAATTTAACTAGTATTCTGTGCATCATAGCAGACAATGTGGCAGTAATACCAATAAAATATACagctgattatttgatttattgtgTTTCACATTCTTATTCACCAAGTTAAACTTTGTGTCGAAATAATATGCCGTCAACAAGTGTATTTAAAGGTTGATGTTGACAGCTATTAGGTATAGACAACTGTTACTCCTGGTGGTATAAAGCTCTgcgaaaaaattaagagaccactgcacttttatctttcctttcaaaaaagttgaaaaggaaagatttgagtgaggaatagaagtgtTTAATTAGCAGTGGTCTTTCAATttttacccttctgttcctcactcaaaaccttcattttcgaaggtgcagtggtctcttttatttccggagctgtatacacatttgtaattgttcactgtggtgattttgtttttaactaaAATCGACAAATAATGTTCTGTGACTTATCAGTTAATATTGTTACATACTGTTCAATATGTGTTCACATTTAAAGTGTCTTTAAATCATTCATTCTATGTAAAGTTTTGTTTTAAACACCGGTTTcagatgtaaaatatatatattttttcctgtgTTTGAGGACTGGTCAGACAGAACATGGGCAGAGGTCCTGCGACCATGTGGGACATACAGGCTGCCTTAAGCGTAAAGCAGAGGTCTGCCTGGTCTAGGATCTACTGTCTGTTGGTTTTTAACTACATGTAAATCAGATCAGTCCGTTAAAAAATTTGGATGTTCAGTCTAATACATTGCACAGTGTTCCATGATACTGTTACAACTCCTTCACAAAATTAGTTCTTAGGTAAATCCTCTCATTAAAATGAATCTATCCATGGCAAGGCATTCCCTAAAGCCTTAATGTAAGATATTAGGAGTGCTGCAAAATTCATCAAACCTTTCCAGTGATCCAAATTAGCCCATCAACTCTCTAGGAGTCTTCCAACCAAAAATGACGTGATGCACATCCAGTTGGAACTTCTATTAAACCAATACCTGAATTGAAAAGCACTGTCATTGTTAGAActatttaaatgcaaatacCTCAACAAAGAATACGGTAATAACAGGAGCAACAGCAACCACACActctgaacagacagacagacacacacacacacactgctgtggATCTTGAAATATTAGCAACTGCAGTTTATGGCCACTAGGCGACACATAATAGCTAGTTTGTCTGTGAAGATGAATTAGGCTGAGACTGGTAATGTCAAATTCAGATTGAATAGAAATGAGTGTGCATTGGTGTTTAGAATGTAttggcattattattatttatttgcaatatCGGCAAGTCATTCTTTTCTGTATCTGTTAACAAAGAAAGTGACAAGTGTACAGTGAAAGAGGAAGACTTGGCTGAGAAACAATCCAGAGCCATATAAcacaaaagggttttataaGAAAATTCATTTTAGAATGAAATGTATGTGTAATTTAAGGGCCTGGAGTGGCACTAGGCTACTGTCCAACCATTACAAAAAACAAGTTGCAAATTAGATTCTGGTTGCCTGATGAGGGATCTGATATCTATTGGAGAGAAACTGGGAGCTATGAAGGATAGTTCCCaggttttacatttaattaatttaaaaaatatataacagattttttttttcactggcattatttcattattttcttatttctgtgTTGATCAGAGGAAAGAAATCCAGACCAAATCCttttaaatttcatgttatcacacacaaaaagaggggtgaatactttttgaGAGGCAATATGTAATGGTTCACTCTtctgtaaaaagaaaacattcctATTATACATCtctggttttgagtgaggatcagaagggttaaaattaagagaccaatgcaaattaaacgcttctgttcctcactcaaaactttccttttcaacttttttgggaaggaaagaaaaaggtgctgtggtctcttaatatttttcaGAGCATTATGTTATCATATTTGTACGTTTGAAGTATTTTTGAAGTATGTAAGGCTTGACACCAAAGAGCATAGCTTTCTGGGAAAAGGAAACACTACTgcactaaacaaaaatataaatggaaCATGCAGATATTTCTTAGATTTTATTGAGCTACAGTCCAAATGAAATCAGTCAATTCAAATGAATTCATTGTGCCCTGATCTATGAATATCAAATGACTGGAAATACAGATAGTTCTCAGTTGGTCACATATATGTCAAAAAAGCCAGGCTGGCTGTATTTTCATGGCTCCAGACCAGGCCCATTTCCTCCATCTGAGGAGCTTTGATTACTACAGATCTGCAGGAAGGGCTGCTGCCCGAATGATAAAGACTATCAAACTTTCTCTGTCCATGACCTGAACAGGAAAACATTAGTTCCTACTTTC
This is a stretch of genomic DNA from Esox lucius isolate fEsoLuc1 chromosome 11, fEsoLuc1.pri, whole genome shotgun sequence. It encodes these proteins:
- the LOC117595160 gene encoding complement C1q-like protein 2; the protein is MNGITVCLLALCCCLSETQAQENNQDQKACCLSNPGCLMKELVSIGEKLGTMVEKQGTMGDNLRLMETRLQTSEKEVEELKKIIDGQPKVAFSVALRESGSGDTGPFTTNTPLQYKKVFSNTDNCYNPATGIFSATVKGMYYFRFSMMNNLKEHPNSVVCLIKNGQRLASVWDTNGPDANDSGSNAAVIPLEVGDQVYVELQANRLIFDDTMFYNTFSGFLLFTM